TGCTGAACAATAGTGAAGCATCTTATTAGACTCTGTTAACACATTTCAAATAAGGTTCTTCGCTGCGGTCAGAAAGACAGTCCATATCAACCATCATAGCTTTGCGCAAGCTTTCCCCTATCAAGGGGAAATACAAAGGAGTGTCGCACTACACACTCCTTCGGCAGGCTCAGGATGGGCAACCGCACTCGTACGTCTATCGTCATTGCGATAAAACCGTCTTCGGTTTAGAAGCAATCCTTTTACAAGTCAACAGTTTTTAGAATTTCTTGTTTAGAATTTAGAATTTTAACCGCCTGTGTGCAAGCTTTCCCCTATCAAGGGGAAACACAAAGGGGTATCGCCCTACACACTCCTTCGGCAGGCTCAGGATGGGCAACCGCACTGTACCCGCATTCCGTCATTGCGATAAAACCGTTTTCGGGTTTAGAAGCAATCCGTTTACAATCAACAGTTTTTAGAATTTCTTGTTTAGAATTTTAACCGCCTGTGCGCCAGCTTTCCCCTATCAAGGGGAAATACAAAGGGGTGTCGCCCTACACACTCCTTCGACAGGCTCAGGATGGGCAACCGCACTGTACCCGCATTCCGTCATTGCGATAAAACCGTCTTCGGGTTTAGAAGCAATCCGTTTGTATTGATTAGGTGAAATTACTTTGTGAAACCTTGCAATGACTGGGTTTACTGTCATGCTGAACGATAGTGAAGCACCTTATTAGACTCTGTTAACACATTTCAAATAAGGTTCTTCCCTGCGGTCAGAAAGACAGTCTATATCAACCATCATAGCTTTGCGCAAGCTTTCCCCTATCAAGGGGAAACACAAAGGGGTGTTAGCCTTATTGCTTAATGAATTTATGTATGTACGATGTGCCTTGCATAGTAATTACTTCAACGGTATAAAAACCTTTGGCCAACAATGAAACGTTGTAGGTATTCCCCTGAATGAGTTGTATCGTAACTGCTCTGCCCGATACATCGCGGCAAACAACTTGCCCAATCGTTTCCAAACTTTCAACAGTTACAACATCCGTTGCAGGATTGGGATATACCGCTATCCCTTGTTTAGAGGCCACTTCATCAATCCCCACAGGACTAATCCCCACTGTAAACTCAATGGTATCGCCCACACAGCCAAAAACGGTAGTGGCTACCACCCGCAGTTTACCTACAGGACCGTTATTCCACACTACAGTTATCTGCGGGGTGCCGTTTCCACTTTGCAACGTGCCGCCATCAACCCACCAGCTATAAAAAGTACCCGCCGACGGGGTTACTTGATATACTTGGGTGCTTCTGCCCAATACGAAACTGCTTCCTTGTATCACAGGGGTATCGGGTTGAGGAAATACACGCACAAGTGTTGCTGTTGAATCAGAGCAACCTATATCGTTTATCACTTTATGCCAAACGATATAACTACCTGCCGCAGCGTATGTTTTAACAGCATCAGCGGTGGTATCGGGGTTTGCGGTTCCCATTTCCCCAAAATGCCAACCGTACTTCACAATCGTTCCCTTTGATGTATCTGTAAACTTAAACTTATTGTCTTTCAGACACATTTGAACATTATCTGTCATAAACCCGCTAACAGGGGTTTGCAATACTATTACTGTTGCTGAATCGCTGTTACTGCAATTGTTAGCTGCCCTTACCTTAAGTTCCACCTTATAAATGCCGTCATTTGCGTAGCTGTGCGTAGGGTGTTGCAGGGTAGATTTGATATTATCACCAAAATCCCACAGCCAATCTACAGCCGCATCCGTACTATCGGTAAAGCCAAATAAATTTCCCAAACGGCATTGTGCAGTATCATTTATAAGAAAACGAACATCGGGCTTTGCTTTAACAGTGATGGCCGCGCTTGTCAGGGTATCGGCAGGCATAGATGATATTACCTGTATTCTGTAATTATACCCCGGCGGTAAATTTTCGGGAAGGCGAAAAGTAAAACTGTCTGAACCCTGTAGGTAGTTTTTATCCAGTGCAATTGCTGGTTGGGTTTTACTAAACTCCCCTACGCTATCGCTTAGATATGCTGTAAAAGTATTGCCTGTATCTAATTGTGTAATTACCGTATAATCTATCCTAACGTTTTCACCGGGGCAAAGCTGCTGTTTCACAATGGGCTGTAAACGGGCAGCCTTGGGAGAAAATTTCACCAAATACGCATCGGTTACACTGTCTTTTGTATTCTGATGTCCGTCTTTTGCAATATCCGAACTGGTGGTAGTACCGCACAAATACAACAACCCAGCAGTATCAATGGCTACAAAACCATCTTCCTCCGCATCACCTCCTACGTACATGCCCCAATCAAGGGCTCCGCTTGCAGTGTGTTTCACTACAAAAGCATCGGCTCCCCCTTGCAATGTATTGCCGGCCTGCCCGAATGAAATGCCGGCTGTGCTTCGGGTCTTTCCGCTCACATATACGTTGCTCTTGTTATCTGTTACTATTTTCAGCGCCTCATCGTCGTCGTATCCGCCATAGTAAGTGCTCCATACAGGCGTTCCGCTACTATCTGCTTTTGCAATATAAATATCACCCAACCCTGCTATGGTATTGCGGTAACCGCCGTTTGCTACCTGCGATTTACTATACGTAAGCCCTGTAAAATATAAATTGCCTTCGCCATCGGTT
The sequence above is drawn from the Bacteroidota bacterium genome and encodes:
- a CDS encoding PKD domain-containing protein → MYKPYTLLVVLAFLMGCGQLYAQSLSGTIRFTENKGQITDENGIPDATILYTAKLNGATAYITRKGINYVFNNKTTTYRLDVEWQGVAEKGLSIGEEAQGHENFYLSHCPQGIMGVKTYKRVVLHNIYPFTDVVLYDNNGLLEYDFVVHPGGNPNQIKINYKGADSVFLSPQNELIIKTPLGNITEAAPVSYQRTGEIKSKYVLAGTTVGFAFDLGFHPYLTLTIDPVIKIWGTYYGGTKNDEATSVYTDVDGNVYLGGNTFSDHVIAQNGHQNTRTDNCDAFIAKFDKYGNRLWATYYGGENNDRLTKITPYSAAGFYLCGTTQSDSLIAFGGHQTQKGGKGKASDKDAFLVKFDSSGVRFWATYFGGYNDELAYGCAVGSDGDIYLSGSTTSPTGIGFNGFLNSYNDDVLPDAFLAKFDRNGILRWATYYGGLFSHEYGIVATGPAGEVYLAGHTESSTDIAENGHKNTFSGVKDAFLVKFNSNGNRIWGTYFGGTEYDDVKDFTTDGEGNLYFTGLTYSKSQVANGGYRNTIAGLGDIYIAKADSSGTPVWSTYYGGYDDDEALKIVTDNKSNVYVSGKTRSTAGISFGQAGNTLQGGADAFVVKHTASGALDWGMYVGGDAEEDGFVAIDTAGLLYLCGTTTSSDIAKDGHQNTKDSVTDAYLVKFSPKAARLQPIVKQQLCPGENVRIDYTVITQLDTGNTFTAYLSDSVGEFSKTQPAIALDKNYLQGSDSFTFRLPENLPPGYNYRIQVISSMPADTLTSAAITVKAKPDVRFLINDTAQCRLGNLFGFTDSTDAAVDWLWDFGDNIKSTLQHPTHSYANDGIYKVELKVRAANNCSNSDSATVIVLQTPVSGFMTDNVQMCLKDNKFKFTDTSKGTIVKYGWHFGEMGTANPDTTADAVKTYAAAGSYIVWHKVINDIGCSDSTATLVRVFPQPDTPVIQGSSFVLGRSTQVYQVTPSAGTFYSWWVDGGTLQSGNGTPQITVVWNNGPVGKLRVVATTVFGCVGDTIEFTVGISPVGIDEVASKQGIAVYPNPATDVVTVESLETIGQVVCRDVSGRAVTIQLIQGNTYNVSLLAKGFYTVEVITMQGTSYIHKFIKQ